The Cellulomonas shaoxiangyii sequence GTGCCGCGCGACCGCGTGCACGTCACCGAGCACGGCGCGGCGTTCGTGCCCCGCTCCCGCGCTGACCGGCCCACCGCGCGGCGCAGCCTTGGCATCGACGACGAGGCGTTCGTCTTCCTGTCCATCGGCTTCGTCCAGCCGCACAAGGGGTATGACCGCGCGGTGCGCGCGTTCCGCGGCCTGCCCGCGCCTGCGCGCCTCGACGTGGTCGGCTCCGTGCGCGTCGAGGAGCCGCAGTTCGTCGCCTACGCGGAGGAGCTCGGCGAGCTGGCGGACTCCGTGCCGGGTGCCTCGCTGCACCTCGGCTACGTGAGCGACGAGCTGTTCGACCGGTGGCTGACCGCGTGCGACGTGGTCGTCCTCCCGTACCGCGAGATCTGGTCGTCCGGCGTGGTCGAGCGCGCCCGGCTGCTGAACCGGCCCGTCATCGCCACCCGTGTCGGGGCGCTCGCGGAGCAGACGGCCGGGATGGCCGACGTCCGGCTCGTCTCGTCCGACGCGGAGCTCCGCGAGGCGATGTGGGAGGCCGCCGGGCATGCGCGGCGCGACCGCGACGCCCTCTCGTGGCCCTCGGCGCAGGAGGGGCGCGACGCGATCCAGGCCGCCATCGTGGAGCGCGCTGCCGTCGCTCGCGGCGGTCCGGCCGTGACCCCCGCGACCGGTGCGCCCGTCGCGGGCCGTCACCGGGCGCGGGTCACCGCGCCGCTGCGGCGAGTCGGCGAGGTGCACCTGCCCGACCCGGGACCGGGTCGCGGCGCGCGGCCGCTGGCCCGCCGCGTGGTGCGGCGCCTGACGGCGTGGCAGCTGCAGCCTCTGGTCGACCAGCTCAATGCGCTCGGCCGCGCGGCGACGGAGTCGGTCGACCGCGCGGCGGTCCGGGACGAGGACGACGCGTCCTCGACCGGCACGCGGGCCTGAGCAGTGGGGGACCGGCTGCGCGTGGCCCTCGACGCCACGCCGATGCTCGGCGCCCGTACCGGCATCGGGACGTACGTCGAGCGGCTCGTGCACGAGCTGGCCGACGACGCATCGGTCGAGCTGACCGTCACGGCCTTCTCCGGGCGGGCACGCCGACCGGCGGACCTCCCGGCGGCGGTGGCGTTCCGCGCCTCGCGGGTCCCCGCGCGCGTGCTGCGGGCCGCGTGGCTACGTGGTGACGTGCCGCCCGTGGAGCTCCTCGCAGGCCGGGGTGACGTGTTCCACGGGACCAACTTCGTGCTGCCCCCGGGTTCCGGCGCCGGCGTCCTCACGGTCCACGACCTCACGTACCTGCGCTACCCGGAGCTCGTCGCGCCGGCGTCCCGCGCGTACGCGACGCTCGTGCCGCGAGGGCTACGCCGCGCGCGTCTGGTCCTCACGCCGTCGCAGGCGGTGGCCGCCGAGGTGGTGGAGGCCTACGGCATCGCGGCCGAGCGCGTCCGTGTGACGCCCCTCGGGGTGGCGGCCGACTGGCACCACGCGGTGCCACTGCCCCTCACCCGGCGGCGCGAGCTCGGCGTCGACGAGCGCAACGTCGTGTTCCTCGGGACGCGCGAGCCGCGCAAGAACCTCGCGACGCTCCTGGCGGCCCACGCGGCGCACCGCGCCGGCGGTGGGTCCCTGCAGCTCGTGCTGGTCGGCGCCGCGGGGTGGGGTGCAGAACTCGGCGCCCGGGACGGCGTGCGGGTCCTGGGCCACCTGTCGTCGACGGACGTCCGGGGTCTGGTCGCGGGGGCCCGCGCGCTCGCCATGCCGTCGGTCTACGAGGGGTTCGGTCTGCCGGTGCTCGAGGCGGCCGCCGCCGGCACCGAGGTGCTGTGCTCCGACCTGCCGGTGCTGCGCGAGGTCGGCGGCACGTCCCCCACCTACCTGCCGGTCCGCGACGTCGATGCGTGGCGTGCCGCGCTCGACACGTGCGAGACGGCACGGCCGGACGCGGAGCTGGTGGCCGCGGCGCGCGCGCGTGCGGCCGGGTTCACGTGGGGCCGGTGCGCCGGTCTGACGGCGGCGGCCTACCGCGACGCGACCGCTGCGTAGACGGCGGTGGTGGCGCGGGCCGCCTCCCCCCACGAGAACGCGGTGGCTCGCTCGAGGGACGCGGCGGCCAGGGCGTGGTGCCGGCCGCCGGTGGCGGTTGCCAGGCCCTCCGCGACCGCGTCGGGGTCGAGCGGGTCGACGAGGACCCCGGCCGTGCCGGCGACCTCGGCGCACGCCGTCCCCGCGGAGGTCACCACGGGCACCCCGGCGGCCATCGCCTCCAGCACGGGGAGGCCG is a genomic window containing:
- a CDS encoding glycosyltransferase family 4 protein, whose product is MRILMVSPYPPLRDGIAAYAQQSVIALRSAGHDVEVLSPGPSAAHHHLDLVGPRGALALAKRVRAYDSVVVQFHPDFFYPVGASPTERAAVSAALTVAFRLAARVEVVVHEIDYRHGRGGSPTALAARALWQQVDRVTVHSESEAQAFVEAFGVPRDRVHVTEHGAAFVPRSRADRPTARRSLGIDDEAFVFLSIGFVQPHKGYDRAVRAFRGLPAPARLDVVGSVRVEEPQFVAYAEELGELADSVPGASLHLGYVSDELFDRWLTACDVVVLPYREIWSSGVVERARLLNRPVIATRVGALAEQTAGMADVRLVSSDAELREAMWEAAGHARRDRDALSWPSAQEGRDAIQAAIVERAAVARGGPAVTPATGAPVAGRHRARVTAPLRRVGEVHLPDPGPGRGARPLARRVVRRLTAWQLQPLVDQLNALGRAATESVDRAAVRDEDDASSTGTRA
- a CDS encoding glycosyltransferase family 4 protein, with translation MALDATPMLGARTGIGTYVERLVHELADDASVELTVTAFSGRARRPADLPAAVAFRASRVPARVLRAAWLRGDVPPVELLAGRGDVFHGTNFVLPPGSGAGVLTVHDLTYLRYPELVAPASRAYATLVPRGLRRARLVLTPSQAVAAEVVEAYGIAAERVRVTPLGVAADWHHAVPLPLTRRRELGVDERNVVFLGTREPRKNLATLLAAHAAHRAGGGSLQLVLVGAAGWGAELGARDGVRVLGHLSSTDVRGLVAGARALAMPSVYEGFGLPVLEAAAAGTEVLCSDLPVLREVGGTSPTYLPVRDVDAWRAALDTCETARPDAELVAAARARAAGFTWGRCAGLTAAAYRDATAA